GATTTCTTATTAAACGGTCATAATTTCTTTTTCCTTCTCTTCCAGTATTTCATCTACTTTTTTCACAGATTCATCCGTGAGCTTTTGAACTTCTTCTTCCGCTCTTGTGGTTTCATCTTCAGGAAATCC
Above is a window of Bacteroidales bacterium DNA encoding:
- a CDS encoding ribosome recycling factor yields the protein GFPEDETTRAEEEVQKLTDESVKKVDEILEEKEKEIMTV